From a single Candidatus Tumulicola sp. genomic region:
- the ftsE gene encoding cell division ATP-binding protein FtsE, translated as MILFEDVKLVYPNGVHALSDINLQINRGEFLFLVGSTGQGKSSILKLIYREVRPTAGDVTVDGRPLSRLPESQVPFLRRKVGVVFQDFKLLRQKTVWENVAYALQVTGASSRDVMRRVPRALELVGIAHKSKMFQHELSGGEQQRTAIARSLVNNPLIMLCDEPTGNLDPETSSEIMALLARINAKGTTVVVATHNQASVDRMRRRVVRLIHGRIAHDEERGRYHVGLG; from the coding sequence GTGATTCTGTTTGAGGACGTCAAGCTGGTCTACCCTAACGGCGTCCACGCCCTCTCCGACATCAACCTCCAAATAAATCGAGGCGAATTTCTTTTTCTCGTCGGCAGCACCGGACAGGGCAAGTCGAGCATCCTCAAGCTCATCTATCGCGAAGTCCGTCCCACTGCGGGCGATGTGACCGTTGACGGCCGCCCTCTGTCCCGTCTACCTGAATCGCAGGTCCCGTTCTTGCGCCGCAAAGTCGGCGTCGTCTTTCAAGACTTCAAGCTGCTGCGCCAAAAAACGGTGTGGGAGAACGTCGCCTACGCGCTACAGGTGACGGGCGCCAGTTCGCGCGACGTCATGCGCCGCGTGCCGCGCGCGCTCGAACTGGTCGGCATCGCGCACAAGAGCAAGATGTTCCAGCACGAGTTGTCGGGCGGCGAGCAGCAACGCACCGCCATCGCGCGCTCGCTCGTGAACAATCCGCTGATCATGCTGTGCGACGAACCGACGGGTAACCTCGATCCGGAGACCTCCAGCGAGATCATGGCGCTTTTGGCGCGCATCAACGCCAAAGGCACGACCGTCGTCGTCGCCACCCACAATCAGGCCAGCGTCGATCGCATGCGCCGCCGCGTCGTGCGCCTCATCCACGGGCGCATCGCGCACGACGAAGAACGGGGCCGGTACCACGTTGGATTGGGGTAA
- a CDS encoding S41 family peptidase, with the protein MSFTRLAATVLAAVVILAGAVLVAERANVLPRPSASQYPLLAFRLGNERHDFTIGANPANPQDRSQDLQILDLSLKRVNDNFYKPVSDAGLLTGERRGLLAFLKKKKIDGQLPQPDAATGDPDTDAAAANKILNAAFDRYGARVSLDDLTTAAVSGMLGTLSDPYTVFLSPREVRSLNELMRGGDFGGIGIYIGKDPKTKDVEVLNPIEGTPASRAGLKPLDIIVAVDGHETKPIDLDSVMGLIRGKVGTAVRLDIERKGSARKTYTVVREQIHVPSVSYHLIGKDVGYVQLYDFGDTSEREVTDALDKLLAKGAKAIVFDLRNNGGGLLDAAVQVSSKFIADGPIVSTVNRRGQVETQDAYQDAIQPKPLVVLVNQYSASASEITAGAIQDSRVGVLLGTKTYGKGVVQTIYDLPGNSAIKITTARYLTPDGRDIDKRGIEPNIRVPMDPKIVGLQGKDVQLQAAVDYLRKQIALDTRNP; encoded by the coding sequence GTGTCCTTCACCCGCCTTGCCGCTACCGTTTTAGCAGCCGTTGTCATCCTCGCCGGCGCAGTGCTGGTCGCCGAGCGCGCCAATGTGCTGCCGCGCCCGTCAGCTTCGCAGTATCCCCTGCTGGCGTTCAGACTCGGAAACGAGCGCCACGATTTCACCATCGGCGCGAATCCGGCAAACCCCCAAGACCGCAGTCAAGATCTGCAGATCCTTGACCTTTCGCTCAAGCGCGTCAACGATAATTTCTACAAGCCGGTGAGCGACGCCGGCTTGCTCACGGGCGAACGGCGCGGCCTGCTCGCGTTCTTGAAGAAGAAGAAGATCGACGGCCAGCTGCCGCAGCCCGATGCCGCCACGGGTGATCCCGACACCGACGCGGCGGCCGCCAACAAGATCCTCAACGCCGCATTTGACCGCTACGGCGCGCGCGTCAGTCTTGACGATCTGACCACGGCCGCCGTCAGCGGCATGCTCGGAACGCTTTCCGATCCATACACCGTCTTCTTGAGCCCGCGCGAAGTGAGATCGTTGAACGAGCTCATGCGCGGCGGCGACTTCGGCGGCATCGGCATCTATATCGGCAAAGACCCCAAGACCAAAGACGTCGAAGTCCTCAACCCGATTGAAGGCACCCCGGCGTCGCGCGCCGGTCTGAAACCGCTCGACATCATCGTCGCCGTCGACGGGCACGAGACCAAGCCTATCGACCTCGACTCGGTCATGGGGCTGATCCGCGGCAAGGTCGGCACGGCCGTCAGACTCGACATCGAACGCAAGGGCTCGGCGCGAAAGACGTACACCGTCGTGCGCGAGCAGATCCACGTGCCGTCGGTGTCCTACCATCTCATCGGTAAAGACGTCGGCTACGTGCAACTCTATGACTTCGGCGACACCTCCGAACGCGAAGTCACCGATGCGCTGGACAAACTTTTGGCCAAGGGCGCAAAAGCGATCGTCTTCGATCTGCGCAATAACGGCGGCGGCTTGCTCGACGCGGCGGTGCAGGTGTCGTCCAAGTTCATCGCCGACGGGCCGATCGTCTCGACGGTCAACCGTCGCGGCCAAGTGGAGACCCAAGACGCGTATCAGGACGCGATCCAGCCCAAGCCGCTCGTCGTGCTGGTGAACCAGTATTCGGCCAGCGCCTCGGAGATCACGGCGGGCGCCATCCAGGACTCGCGCGTGGGCGTGCTGCTCGGCACCAAGACCTACGGCAAGGGCGTCGTGCAGACCATCTACGATTTGCCCGGTAACAGCGCCATCAAGATCACGACCGCGCGCTACCTCACGCCCGACGGCCGCGACATCGACAAGCGCGGTATCGAGCCCAACATCAGAGTGCCGATGGATCCGAAGATTGTCGGCCTCCAAGGCAAGGACGTCCAGCTCCAAGCTGCGGTCGATTACCTGCGCAAGCAGATCGCGCTCGACACTAGGAACCCATAA
- the ftsX gene encoding permease-like cell division protein FtsX — MDWGKVRFFWSEVAQNFTRNAAMAVTAIGTVAISIIVLGVFLFLRSSSDIVMKSVVSKLEIAVYLKDEVEGPTITAMLHALQIDPRVDSARFVSKNQALADLRKRLHGQVDLGLINSNPLPNSIIIHTIDPENVPVVAQEFTSRPEVSYVNYGSQHTQKLLRAETVFGYIGIGIIVLLLIANALIIYNTIRLTVFARQREINIMHLVGATRWTIRWPFVLEGVLSGLIGAAVGLAVLWPTYHALVPKLALNLPFLPLDLSAVPVGHIALELLLIGGLIGMFSSWISVSRFVETA; from the coding sequence TTGGATTGGGGTAAAGTCCGCTTTTTCTGGAGCGAGGTCGCTCAGAACTTCACCCGCAACGCCGCCATGGCCGTCACCGCTATCGGCACGGTCGCCATCTCGATCATCGTCCTCGGCGTCTTCCTGTTCCTGCGCAGTTCGTCCGACATCGTCATGAAGAGCGTGGTCAGCAAGCTCGAGATCGCGGTCTATCTCAAGGATGAAGTCGAGGGCCCGACCATCACCGCGATGCTCCACGCGCTGCAGATCGATCCACGCGTGGACAGCGCGCGCTTCGTCAGCAAGAATCAGGCGCTCGCGGATCTGCGCAAACGCCTGCACGGTCAGGTCGATCTCGGGCTGATCAACAGCAACCCGCTGCCCAACTCGATCATCATCCATACGATCGATCCCGAGAACGTGCCGGTCGTCGCGCAAGAATTCACGAGCCGGCCCGAAGTATCGTATGTGAACTATGGCAGTCAGCACACGCAGAAATTATTGCGCGCAGAGACGGTCTTCGGCTACATCGGTATCGGCATCATCGTGCTGCTGCTGATCGCGAACGCGCTGATCATCTACAACACCATCCGGCTCACCGTGTTCGCGCGCCAACGCGAGATCAATATCATGCACTTGGTGGGCGCGACGCGCTGGACCATCCGATGGCCGTTCGTGCTCGAAGGCGTGCTGTCAGGATTGATCGGCGCCGCCGTGGGGCTGGCGGTGTTATGGCCGACCTACCATGCGCTGGTTCCCAAGCTTGCCCTGAATCTGCCGTTCCTCCCGCTCGACCTCTCGGCGGTGCCCGTCGGGCACATCGCATTGGAACTGCTCCTCATCGGCGGACTCATCGGCATGTTCTCGAGTTGGATCTCGGTCAGCCGCTTCGTAGAGACCGCGTGA
- a CDS encoding peptidoglycan DD-metalloendopeptidase family protein, whose translation MKRVVLALALLLLIPRPGDAAAPKQPPVPLSEKIKQKQQLIEATRHKLQQKRGQLHQARYKVQTISSQLDDTNGAITRVTSALGDLDGQIALTEKRLAVRQGQLAATRASLDRHTGALDRRMVDMYERGATSYLDVLLSATSFDDFIERWDFLTMVVRADTALISRIDAEEQRYRKIVADLTQTQADLNAQRQDQETKRGQLAQLADRRRELLYAAQVQRNQIAEQVNQLEELTAAEEARLQDLIREQERQAQEAIRRAKLAAWQARRAAAIAAGLPVPKEPLEGSGHFIWPVNGPVVSGFGMRWHPILGGYRMHTGIDIAASYGDPIVASDDGTVIMADWYGGYGEAIVVAHGNGLSTLYAHCSSMLVSKGMNVQRGQLIGRVGATGYATGPHLHFEIRVNGVPVNPLSRL comes from the coding sequence GTGAAGCGGGTCGTCCTCGCCCTCGCGCTCCTGCTGCTGATCCCGAGGCCCGGCGATGCCGCGGCCCCGAAGCAACCGCCGGTGCCGCTCTCCGAGAAAATCAAGCAGAAACAGCAGCTGATCGAGGCCACGCGTCACAAGCTGCAGCAAAAACGCGGTCAGCTGCACCAGGCGCGCTACAAAGTGCAGACGATCTCATCGCAACTGGACGACACCAACGGCGCCATCACGCGCGTGACCTCGGCGCTGGGCGACCTCGACGGCCAGATCGCGCTCACCGAGAAACGGCTGGCCGTCCGTCAAGGCCAACTCGCGGCGACGCGCGCCAGCCTCGACCGCCACACCGGGGCGCTTGACCGCCGCATGGTCGACATGTACGAGCGCGGCGCGACCTCGTATCTCGACGTGCTGCTCAGCGCCACCTCGTTCGACGATTTCATCGAGCGCTGGGATTTCTTGACCATGGTGGTGCGCGCCGATACGGCGCTCATCTCGCGCATCGACGCCGAGGAGCAGCGCTATCGGAAGATCGTCGCGGATCTCACCCAAACCCAGGCCGATCTGAACGCGCAGCGCCAGGACCAGGAGACCAAGCGCGGACAGCTGGCGCAGTTGGCCGATCGGCGTCGCGAGCTGCTGTATGCCGCGCAGGTCCAGCGCAATCAGATAGCCGAGCAGGTGAACCAGCTCGAAGAACTGACGGCAGCCGAAGAAGCGCGCTTGCAAGACCTCATCCGCGAGCAAGAGCGTCAAGCGCAAGAAGCCATTCGCCGAGCGAAACTCGCCGCGTGGCAAGCGCGCCGCGCAGCCGCCATCGCCGCAGGCTTGCCCGTTCCGAAAGAGCCGCTTGAAGGCTCGGGCCACTTCATATGGCCCGTCAATGGTCCGGTCGTGTCGGGATTCGGCATGCGCTGGCATCCGATTCTCGGCGGCTATCGCATGCACACGGGCATCGACATCGCGGCCTCCTACGGCGACCCGATCGTCGCCTCGGACGACGGCACCGTCATCATGGCCGATTGGTATGGCGGATACGGCGAAGCGATCGTGGTGGCGCACGGCAACGGGCTATCCACGCTGTACGCGCACTGTTCGTCGATGCTCGTCAGCAAGGGCATGAACGTCCAACGAGGACAGCTGATCGGCCGGGTCGGGGCGACGGGCTATGCCACAGGGCCGCACCTGCATTTTGAGATCCGCGTCAACGGCGTTCCTGTGAATCCACTGAGCCGATTGTGA
- a CDS encoding acyl-CoA dehydrogenase family protein, whose product MPDFSPARAKLDAAMDFDLTSDQLDVQKLCRDFAEGEVAPHAQEWDEQSRFPLDVVQKMAKLGLMGLPFPEKYGGAGADTVSYALAVMEIGRADASVGITLAAHVSLGTAPFFMFGSEKQRQEYLPRLTSGESLWAFGLTEPQAGSDAGATKTTATLNGGAWVINGSKCFITNAGTPITGGVTITAVTGRGDGDRPEISNIIVPTDTPGYSRAKAYKKMGWRASDTRELTFQDARVPEENVLGQLGQGFRQFLDVLDGGRISVGALSVGLAQACYDAASKYAKERQQFGQPISKFQAIQFQLVDMAVEIELARTAVLKAAWLKDRGREFALAAAMSKLYSGEVSRRCANAAVQIHGGYGFMDEYPVSRYWRDCKINEIGEGTNEVQRMVIARLLGF is encoded by the coding sequence ATGCCGGACTTTAGTCCGGCTCGAGCGAAGCTCGACGCGGCCATGGACTTCGATCTGACGTCCGATCAACTGGATGTGCAAAAACTATGTCGCGACTTCGCGGAGGGCGAGGTCGCGCCGCACGCGCAGGAGTGGGATGAGCAGTCGCGCTTCCCGCTCGACGTCGTGCAAAAGATGGCCAAGCTCGGGCTCATGGGCCTGCCGTTTCCTGAGAAATACGGCGGCGCCGGCGCCGACACGGTTTCGTACGCGCTGGCGGTGATGGAGATCGGGCGAGCGGATGCGTCGGTCGGCATCACCCTTGCCGCGCACGTGTCGCTTGGCACCGCTCCGTTCTTCATGTTCGGTTCTGAGAAGCAGCGTCAGGAGTATCTGCCGCGGCTGACCTCCGGGGAATCGTTGTGGGCGTTCGGACTCACCGAACCGCAGGCGGGCTCCGACGCCGGTGCGACCAAGACCACTGCGACGTTGAACGGCGGCGCGTGGGTCATCAACGGCTCGAAGTGCTTCATCACCAATGCGGGGACGCCGATCACAGGCGGAGTCACGATCACCGCGGTGACCGGGCGCGGCGACGGCGACCGGCCGGAGATCTCGAACATCATCGTGCCGACGGACACGCCGGGTTATTCGCGCGCCAAAGCCTATAAGAAGATGGGCTGGCGCGCCTCGGACACGCGCGAGTTGACGTTTCAGGACGCGCGCGTGCCCGAAGAGAACGTGCTCGGCCAGCTCGGTCAGGGCTTTCGACAGTTCTTGGACGTGCTCGACGGCGGGCGCATCAGCGTCGGGGCGCTTTCGGTCGGGCTGGCGCAAGCCTGTTACGACGCGGCGAGCAAGTATGCGAAAGAACGCCAGCAGTTCGGCCAGCCGATCTCCAAGTTCCAGGCCATACAATTTCAACTCGTGGACATGGCCGTGGAGATCGAGTTGGCGCGCACCGCGGTGCTCAAGGCCGCATGGCTCAAGGATCGCGGCCGCGAGTTCGCGCTCGCGGCGGCCATGTCCAAGCTCTACTCAGGTGAAGTGTCGCGCCGCTGCGCCAACGCCGCCGTGCAGATCCATGGTGGTTACGGCTTTATGGACGAGTATCCGGTGTCGCGCTACTGGCGCGATTGCAAGATCAACGAGATCGGCGAAGGCACGAACGAAGTGCAGCGCATGGTGATCGCCCGCCTCCTGGGTTTCTAA